The Xenopus tropicalis strain Nigerian chromosome 7, UCB_Xtro_10.0, whole genome shotgun sequence genome includes a region encoding these proteins:
- the atf5.2 gene encoding activating transcription factor 5, gene 2 translates to MNFNLEMSMLPVSTLHWRADLLKIPAHGNPYEHPSLPMDDGVNMPGAEAGCPAGDGFTDWMTERVDFSCYHPVSVDPSLPGPSAPDLEIMATLLKKELEQMEDYFLEETVSPSQPTPPDQVAPCTPPSHEVHFLFPTPDHQFGGSEVEFQDYVEEETPPPAPASLETLDSGCLELLNLYSDVPSDFHREQLQDLSVTKDTTDPPEFLKQLNRPTPYDRPSSSCSVLPRQKGDRKQKKRDQNKTAALRYRQRKRAEYDALDDECQSLEVRNRDLKEKSDSIEREIQYVKDLLIEVYKARSQRLRSN, encoded by the exons ATGAACTTCAACCTGGAGATGTCTATGTTGCCAGTTAGCACACTGCACTGGCGGGCGGATCTCCTTAAGATCCCTGCTCATGGAAATCCCTATGAACATCCCTCCTTGCCCATGGATGATGGGGTGAACATGCCTGGGGCTGAAGCAGGATGCCCGGCAG GCGATGGATTCACAGACTGGATGACTGAAAGGGTTGACTTCTCCTGTTACCATCCTGTGTCAGTGGATCCATCTTTGCCAGGTCCTTCAGCCCCTGATTTGGAGATCATGGCTACTCTTCTAAAGAAGGAGTTGGAGCAGATGGAAGATTACTTCCTGGAGGAGACGGTTTCTCCATCACAGCCAACACCTCCTGATCAAGTGGCCCCTTGCACCCCTCCATCACATGAAGTGCATTTCCTCTTCCCAACGCCAGACCATCAGTTTGGTGGAAGTGAAGTAGAGTTTCAAGACTACGTTGAAGAAGAAACCCCACCACCCGCTCCAGCCTCCCTGGAAACATTGGATTCTGGGTGCCTGGAGCTCTTGAATCTCTACTCTGATGTTCCTAGTGATTTCCATAGAGAACAGCTGCAGGATCTGTCCGTGACGAAAGACACCACTGACCCGCCAGAATTCTTAAAACAACTGAACAGGCCTACACCATATGACCGCCCAAGCTCCAGCTGCAGTGTCTTACCCCGTCAAAAAGGTGACCGCAAACAGAAGAAGAGAGACCAGAATAAGACGGCGGCACTACGATATCGGCAGAGGAAAAGAGCCGAATATGATGCACTGGATGATGAGTGCCAGAGCCTGGAGGTCAGAAACAGAGATTTGAAAGAAAAATCTGATTCCATCGAAAGAGAAATTCAATATGTAAAGGACCTACTCATTGAGGTCTACAAGGCCAGGAGTCAGAGACTCCGCAGTAATTAG